A genomic segment from Lathyrus oleraceus cultivar Zhongwan6 unplaced genomic scaffold, CAAS_Psat_ZW6_1.0 chrUn0023, whole genome shotgun sequence encodes:
- the LOC127112042 gene encoding lignin-forming anionic peroxidase has translation MAYRIVVTILVLLATICDAQLSSTFYDTTCPDALTTIRTAIRTAVSKERRMAASLIRLHFHDCFVQGCDASILLDDSTTIESEKTALPNLNSARGFQVIDNAKSQVEKVCPGVVSCADIVAVAARDASFAVGGPSWTVKLGRRDSTTASKSLANTDLPFFTDDLQTLISKFTIKGLTAKDMVALSGAHTIGQAQCFTFRDRIYNNASDIDAGFATTRQRGCPSSSSTSNNQKLAALDLVTPNSFDNNYFKNLIQKKGLLQSDQVLFSGGSTDSIVSQYSQNPTAFKSDFAASMINMGDIQPLTGSAGIIRRICSAAN, from the exons ATGGCTTATAGAATTGTTGTTACAATATTGGTGCTGCTAGCCACAATATGTGATGCACAGTTGTCTTCTACATTTTACGACACTACATGCCCCGATGCACTAACCACCATTAGAACTGCCATTCGTACAGCTGTCTCTAAAGAGCGTCGCATGGCTGCATCTCTCATTCGCCTTCATTTTCATGACTGCTTTGTGCAGGGCTGTGATGCATCCATTTTGCTAGATGACAGTACCACAATCGAGAGCGAAAAGACTGCACTTCCAAATCTTAACTCAGCAAGAGGATTTCAAGTCATTGATAATGCAAAATCACAGGTAGAGAAAGTATGTCCCGGAGTTGTGTCTTGTGCAGACATAGTAGCTGTAGCCGCACGTGATGCATCATTCGCT GTAGGTGGTCCATCATGGACAGTGAAACTTGGAAGAAGAGATTCTACTACGGCAAGCAAAAGTTTGGCCAATACGGACCTTCCATTCTTTACCGACGATCTTCAAACTCTTATATCTAAATTTACTATTAAAGGTCTCACTGCCAAAGACATGGTTGCTCTATCTG GTGCCCACACAATCGGACAAGCTCAATGCTTTACATTTCGTGATAGGATATACAACAATGCAAGTGACATAGATGCTGGATTCGCTACCACTCGCCAACGTGGTTGTCCATCTTCCAGTTCCACTTCAAACAATCAGAAGTTGGCAGCACTCGACTTGGTCACACCAAATTCTTTTGACAACAACTACTTTAAGAATTTAATTCAAAAGAAGGGTCTTCTACAATCAGACCAAGTTCTTTTCAGCGGTGGATCTACGGATTCTATCGTTTCTCAATACAGCCAAAATCCTACCGCTTTTAAATCTGATTTTGCAGCTTCTATGATAAACATGGGAGATATTCAACCATTAACAGGATCCGCCGGAATCATTAGACGTATCTGCAGTGCTGCCAACTAA